The genomic interval TGAAGACACACGGAAACTGCACAGTAATAGCAGAGATACACTAAAACTAACTGCTAAGTTCAGcaccttttcctatttgtagacCCCCTCTGTTAAAGCGAATTTCAGGTTTTTGTTTCAGCAACCGAAATGTTATATTAGTCTAATAAAGCGTTACCAATTAATGTAATCCAttcaaaacacaatgaaaagaaaCCAAATGTGTTTTGATTTAGAATGAAATGCTATTCTGTTGTAATGATTGTCCCTATGTCACTCAATGTAATGTTCTACAGTGTCTTTTTCCATTGACTCACTGCACAGCCCCTCCAGGTCTTtgactcactctctctttctctcacccaaCTTCTCAGCACCTACCAAGCAATATTCATTTTCTCAGCACCTACCAAGCAATATTCATTTTCTCAGCACCTACCAAGCAATATTCATTTTCTCAGCACCTACCAAGCAATATTCATTTTCTCAGCGCCTACCAAGCAATATTCATTTTCTCAGCACCTACCAAGCAATATTCATTTTCTCAGCGCCTACCAAGCAATATTCATTTTCTCAGCGCCTACCAAGCAATATTCATTTTCTCAGCACCTACCAAgcaatatacattttctaaGGGCCTACCAAGCAATATTCATTTTCTAAGGGCCTACCAAGCAATATTCATTTTCTCAGCGCCTACCAAGCaatattcattttctttctataCTACGCTACCAGCTTTGTGAAGCTCACAATATACAGTTTTTGATAGTGGGTCACAGAGTTGCTGATTCTGTTCTGTGGGGTCCGTCTATCACTCAGGGTCGGCTTTGACTTCTTCCTCTTTGCCGATGCGGTTTCTCCATGTTTGGTAAATGCTGACGTGATTTCTGAGACTGTTCCCCTTgacacatttaatattttagcaGTTTTTTGTGACTGATGCATCTGCAATTCAGGAACCAACTATTTGGCCTCCCTGGAACTCTGCGGGTTACTTTAATCCAAATATTAAAGTGCTAATTGTCAGACCTCTTATAGCTGACACATATGAACTGTCAGACCTCTTATGGCTGACATATGAACTGTCAGACCTCTTATAGCGGACATATGAACTGTCAGACCTCTTATAGCTGACACATATGTACTGTCAGACCTCTTATAGCTGTTCTGATAACCTCTTATCAAGCGTATGTGATCTCTGCAGTGAcgtttgtaattgtgatttagctactttaaaattaaaaagtaacagtCCTTTTCCGTGGGTTTCCGTTATTTTCTCCACACCCTGTACCTGCATATTCCCCCACTACATCACTGGGAACAAGACTGCACCTACCTGGTGCTACAGACTGGAACAGCTTTCTCTTCCTGACATCGCTAAAGGCTGCTTATGTAACCCCAGGCAAGAAGTGTTGTCAGTCTCCCTGCGCCCAAAACGTGACACTGgctacatacacatacatttatatacagcaACATGGTATGTAAATGTTATCTCCAGATGACAGAATTCAGCTCAGCACAATTCAGTAAAAACATCTTTCATAAGATTTAAAAATACAGATGATTTATACTGATAAATGAAAGTATATTTAGGTCTGCTTGCCAATGTTTCATATTAGCTATATCAACAGTCTCTCCAGTCTCCAGTTTGGATCCTTCTCTCCAGCAGAGAGCTGCTCCAGACCTAACCCTCCAGGACTATTGTCCCTCAGATCTAGCTCTATCAGGTGGGAGTGGTTTGACTTCAGGGCTGACGCCAGAGAAGaacagccttcctctgtgacctGACAGCCTGACAGCCTGAAAAAGATgattgttttattcaaatttcCAAACTTTTCTCAAAACATAATCCTATAACAAATGTTTACATCGACGCATCAgtcaaatattatattatacatttagtaACAGTGTTGGTCAAATCAGCAATACAAGTAATAGAGGTAGAAATTCTGCAGTTGATTCAAGAAAGATGCCCACCCCAATAAACACCACCTACTGGACCCCCCCGCCACAATCATCAGAGGCATGACCAGGGCTCCAACCCACAGCCATGAACGATTTCAGCCTTTAAGTGCAGAGACATTAATTTGATTATCTTTCCAATAAATATTGACAGTCCTCTTCTAGGGACAGGATGTTTAATGTTTGATTTTATCCATTACTCAATGCAGCCTAAGGCAGGAATACATTACTACACTGTACCTGAAAAAGAAAGCAAAAATAGTCCATTTTATGATCACTTTGTCATCACACATTGGAACAAGTCAGTTCAGTGAGCACAGTACTTGAGGGAAAATTAGTAACTTGTCTTTCGGCATTTAGTAGAAAACCTGTAGCCGACTGGACTGAGATCTACTGAGATCTACTGAGATCTACTGTCTAAATCCGATGTCACACAGTGTGTAGTAGGTAGATTGTGggctaatgcctaatttgtgaAAAAGTGGGACTTTTGAGGTGTAACAAGATTGTCAGATGGATGAGCATCATGTAACTGGAGGGGAAAATTAAAGATAAACAAAGTTTTTACAACACAATGTGATCATTCATTTATTCAGTCCAAGatacctaacactaaccttaggATCTCCAGTTTACAGTGAGGACTccccagtccagcagagagtagcttcactcctgaatccttCAAGTagttgttactcagatccagctcTCTCACAGGTGAGTTGGGCATCTGGAGTGCGAAGGCCAGAGTTTCACAGGAGCTTTCTGTGAGTTTACTGTATGAAAGTCTTCAGGGGAAGTAAAAATATGGTAAAAATGGGGTGGTTTCCAGTAATTAACTGGCATATCTTTAGAgtaaatgcataatttgtttaagAAACTATATCACTTACAGGGCTTTTCTGCAGCACCTCACAACTGGGAGTAGTCTTGCCCATCCTGCCACTGATGTGTTGTACTTCTTCAGATCAAACTCTTCCAGCACCTCTTCAGACATCAGAAGCATGTAAGCCAGCACTGAGCAGTGTGCAGGACTAAGTTTAGTTACTGCTTCTTCCTTTGACTTCAGGTACTCTTCAATGTCTTTATGCACCGAATTGTCTCTCATTTCAATCATACAGTGAAACAGGTTTAGGCACCTCTCAGGAGAGAGGTTTTGCCTCTTGATTGCTTTCAGATAGGTCAGTACTTTCTTTGAGATTTCGGCactgctctctgtctgtgtcaacAGACCACTCAGGAGTCTCTGATTGGATTCCAGAGAGATTCCCAGGAGGAAGCGGAGGAAAAGGTCCAGATGTCCATTCTTGTTCTCGAAGGCTTTGTCCACTGCCCTCTTCAAAAACTCATGcagggaccactcaccaggagATGCTGTGGATGACTTAGACCCAGCCTCCAAAAAATAATTTAGTGCTTCCATGTTCTTGACTGTGTAGGACTGGAATACATAGAGAGCAGCGAAGAACTCCTGAATGAGCAGATGCACAAAGCAGTACACTTTCTTCTGATAAAGCACAGACTCGACTTTCAGGATTTCTGTGCAAATCCCAGAGTATACAGAGGCTTCTGTGACATTAATGCCACAATGTCTCAAATCTTCTTCATAAAACATGAGATTGCCTATTTGTAGATTTTCAAATGCCAGTTTTCCAAGTTTCAAAAGAAATTCCCtgtttgattccaaaatcatctGCGGATTGGCCTCATCTCTTCCAAGATATTTCTGATTCTTCAGGTTGGTCACAATGAGCAAAAAGTGAATTATCATATCAGTCAAAGTCTGAATGTCTTTCACACTTTCATTTTCCTTTATTGCTTGCTCAAGCACTGTTGCAGAGATCCAGCAGAAGACTGGGATGCGACACAAGATGTGGAGGCTTCTTGATGACTTCATGTGTGTGATGATtctttttgccatgtttttatCACTGAACCTCTTCTTGAAGTACTCCTCCTTCTGTGGGTCATTGAACCCCTGTGTTTCTATCACTCTGTCAATACACTCAGGAGgaatctgattggctgctgctggTCGGGAggttatccagaggagagcagagggaagcaggtTACGCTTGATGAGGTTTGTCACCAATACATCCACTGATGATTCCTCTTTTATGTCAGACAACTTTTTATTTGAATGGAAATCTAATGGTAACCGACtttcatccagaccatcaaggATAAACATCACTTTACAGTTAGAGATGTAATTTCCAGACAACTCTGACAGATGAGGGTGGAAGATATTCAGGAGGCCATAAAGACTGTGATGATCTTGAATAAAATTCAGTGTTTTGAAAGGAAGTACAAAGAGGAAATCTACTTCCTGATTTGCTTTACTTTCTGCCCAGTCAAGGATGAATTTCTGCACAGAGACGGTTTTCCCAATTCCAGCAATGCCTTTCATTAGCACtgttctgatggattttctttgtTTAGGTAAGGGTTTGAAAATGTCCTTGTAGTTGATTGCATTGTCTTGGGATGTGTGTGTCCTGGATGCATTCTCAATTTGCCAAACCTCATGTTCAGTATCAAtaccttcactctctccctctgtgatgTAAAGTTCAGTGTATATTTGGTTGAGTTGTAGACTGTCAGACTTTGAGATACCTTCAGAGATGTTGCTGTACGTGTTCTTTAGGGTATCTTTGTGCATCTCTTTCACTATCTGCACATCttctgcaaaaacaaaaggtgATGTTACCAGCCTGCAATGCATTTGTAACTATTGGGACTGggacattttttgtttcaatcttgatgatcaCAGCTTACAACTCATGGAAATGTAAAATTCGGTATCATAATATATTacagttaaaaacatttaatacaaaaatgtctacctgagaagagctctaataaGCTAATTAACACATATGTTTCCTAAATATAGAATTTATGCACTCATAAAAAAAGGTTGGGGGTCCTTTTGCATGAATTACTTCatcaatgcggtgtggcatggcatcaatcagtctgtggcactgctgaggtgtaaTGGAAGCACAGGTTTATTTGATAGCGGCCATCAGCTTGTtggtgttgttgggtctggtgtctCATTTTCGTCTTGAAAATACCCCATGGATTCTATGTGGGATTCAGGTCAGGtgtgggcagcaaaccagttaccagttgATTTGGccctgtgggcaggtgccaagtcctacTGGAATAGGAAATCAGCATCCCCATGAAGGTTGTCagagcatgaagtgctctaaaatcccCTGGCAGACAGCTGGATTAACTCTGGACTTGATCAAACACAGTGgatcaacaccagcagatgacaggGTACCCCAaatcacactggacttcaagcaacatggattctgtgcctctccactcttcctccagactctgggacctggatttacaaattaagtgaaaatgtactttcatctgaagagaggactttagACCTCTGAGCAATGATCCAGTTCTTTTACTTTTTTGCCCAGGTCagacgcttctgacgttgtctctAGTTCTGGAGTGCCctgacactaggaatgcgagacttgtagcccatttcctggacacgtctgtgggTGGTGGCTGTTGACTCCAGGAGTGGACTCCAGCTTCACtgagtccactccttgtgaagctcccccaagttttTAAAGcagctttgcttgacaatcctctcaaggctgcggtcatccctgttgcttgggCACTTTTTCATACCACACTTTTCCTTTGCAGTCAACTTttcatgaatatgctttgatacagcactctgcgaacagccaTCCCTTTCAGCAGTGACCTTCAGTGGCATACCTTCTGGGGCTTACTCACTGaaggtgtcaatgagtgtcttctggacaccTGTCAAGTAGGCAGTcctccccatgattgtggttgtgagtgctgaaggctcagggagtaaATTAGCTCATTATAGCTcctctcaggtcgacatttctgtattgtaaatgtaactctaatattttgagatactgtattttggATTTCCATGAGCTTTAAGCCGTAATCATaaagactgaaataaaaaaggcttgaaatgtttcaatttatgtgtaatgaatccagaatatacagttaggtcaggaaatatttggacactgacaaaagttttgttattttggctgtttaccaaactTTTccatgttacagttaaataataaatatgggcCTAAAGTACaatctctcagctttaattggagggtattcacattcaaattggaATAAGGGTTTcagaattacagctctttaatatgtagccccctatatttcaaggaaccaaaagtaattggacaattaactcaaaagctgtttcatagaCAGGTATTGGCTATTCCTTTgtcatttcttcatcaattaagcaggtaaaagaccaggagttgattccaggtgtggccttcgctttggaagctgttgctgggaaccaacaacatgtggtcaaaagagctctcaatgcaagtgaaacagcccatccttaggctgcaaaaaaaatccattagaGAGATGGCAGGAGCATTAGAGAGATGGCAGGAGCATTAGAGAGATGGCAGGCACTTCACTTCATGTAtggacaattacccaaaacataccGTGAAAGCAACCATGGGTTTTTTTatggcaaagaagtggaatattccaAGTccatcacctgatctcaacccgatctagcatgcatttcacatgcTTAAGACAACATttcaggcagaaagacccacacacaaacaaataaagacagctgcagtaaaggcctagCAAAGCATCACATATCTGGAAACCCAGcttttggtgatgtccatgcgttccagaccctcaagcagtcattgcctgcaaaggattctcaacaaagaaaatgttatttatgattgtgttcatttgtcctattacatttgagcccctgaaataaggggactgtgtatgaaaatggttgcaatttctACAAGTTTCATACGATATTATTGTTCATCCTCTTGAATTAAGGCTGGAagtctgcatttcagttgcatctcagttgtttcatttcaaatccattgtggtggcgtacagagacagaattatgaaaattgtgtagGGGTCCAAATATGTCCGGACCCAACTGTTTGAAGGTGCAACTATTTTATTAGAATTACGGGATTCTTTTCCATGGTATTTTACCTGTATACTTTAACACATACCAACTGTTTGACTTTTAATAAGTAAAAAAGAAGGACTTGGGCATTTTTTTTTGAACATTTTGCTGGGAGAACATTGTAATTAATTTTAAGcatattgtttataaaaaaaaggcTTACCTCCACTTTCAATCCTCAGAAGACTTCTCTTTCTACTCATTGAAGAGCCAGACTGTTCTGTGAGCTGTTTAAGTAAACTGTGTCCCAGAAATGTTAATcagaatatatataatatatataattctCTGTAGATTCTCTGCAGGATAGTTACCAATTTGCTTATGTTATACATCTTATGTTATACATCTtatgttatacattttatgACTTAAGTTCACACAGGGTGAAGGGCGTGATATCGCTAGGTTAGCATTTGGACTGTACCGCTCCCATCttccaatattttattttcattcttgACTTCCGTTGCTACgaagtcaaatatttttttttaaattgacaacaatggttttattgatgatttctaggtgaaatgtgttttgccatTGTTTCTTACCTCTGGTCAGGGGACATCCTTTCTTCATTTCCAAAGGTGACAGGGAGGCCTATTGACATGTCAGTCTTCATAGACAGACAGCTGGGTGCTGGAGACTCTGATCTCTTTCTCTTCACTCTGGTAAAGTGCAGTACATTGTAAGCCTTAAACCCACAAGGTCAATAAGAAACTGAAAGTAAAACTAACCAAATTTAGAACAAAGCTCTAATTaatccaaaaacattttttttttaaatatgcttAAAGAAAATGCTAGATGTTATTTCTTTCTTACCTTTGATCAggctgtttcttttcttttccaaaGGTGACAGGGAGACCCATTGACATGTCAGTCTTCATAGACAGACAGCTGAGTCCTGCTGATTCACTGTAAAAACAGAGATAAGTACAAAGCAGGGATGGGATGAATTCCGAATTGAGTTGCAAATTTCCTTTCAACTCCAATTCAATTTTAGAATTGACTACAGTGATGATGTATGGCAaccaacactgaaacacacgGCTGATAatataacatacagtacaatgtcATTCCCAACTCCTGGATACTTGTATTAGATATCAGATTTAGTTCAGATGTTCAGAGGTGTCAATAATTGTGGAACAGATGTtttcaagaaaaacatttattccattattatttttctctttgaaCATTTTACTTGAATTAAAGGTGAGATTTCTAGAATGTGTTTAGTGTTTGATCAAGCTGATGAACAACAACACTGTTTTGTCAAACCTTCATCAACAGGGGAAATAACTGTGTAGTGTATTGTATGTTTGAAATGAGCCATCTTTACAGTTCTACTTTATGTTCTACTTTATTTATACTTTATAATTAACTTTCAAATTCTGCTTCCGATGGGATTGAAATTAGAATTTCAAAACTTGCGTTGAATTCAATTACATTCCAAATGT from Esox lucius isolate fEsoLuc1 chromosome 24, fEsoLuc1.pri, whole genome shotgun sequence carries:
- the LOC105006509 gene encoding NLR family CARD domain-containing protein 3-like isoform X1 — its product is MSLSSGANEGVPAEQKGGPESPAPSCLSMKSDKSIGLPVNFRNEESMSPDQSESAGLSCLSMKTDMSMGLPVTFGKEKKQPDQRVKRKRSESPAPSCLSMKTDMSIGLPVTFGNEERMSPDQSLLKQLTEQSGSSMSRKRSLLRIESGEDVQIVKEMHKDTLKNTYSNISEGISKSDSLQLNQIYTELYITEGESEGIDTEHEVWQIENASRTHTSQDNAINYKDIFKPLPKQRKSIRTVLMKGIAGIGKTVSVQKFILDWAESKANQEVDFLFVLPFKTLNFIQDHHSLYGLLNIFHPHLSELSGNYISNCKVMFILDGLDESRLPLDFHSNKKLSDIKEESSVDVLVTNLIKRNLLPSALLWITSRPAAANQIPPECIDRVIETQGFNDPQKEEYFKKRFSDKNMAKRIITHMKSSRSLHILCRIPVFCWISATVLEQAIKENESVKDIQTLTDMIIHFLLIVTNLKNQKYLGRDEANPQMILESNREFLLKLGKLAFENLQIGNLMFYEEDLRHCGINVTEASVYSGICTEILKVESVLYQKKVYCFVHLLIQEFFAALYVFQSYTVKNMEALNYFLEAGSKSSTASPGEWSLHEFLKRAVDKAFENKNGHLDLFLRFLLGISLESNQRLLSGLLTQTESSAEISKKVLTYLKAIKRQNLSPERCLNLFHCMIEMRDNSVHKDIEEYLKSKEEAVTKLSPAHCSVLAYMLLMSEEVLEEFDLKKYNTSVAGWARLLPVVRCCRKAL
- the LOC105006509 gene encoding uncharacterized protein LOC105006509 isoform X2 is translated as MSLSSGANEGVPAEQKGGPESPAPSCLSMKSDKSIGLPVNFRNEESMSPDQSESAGLSCLSMKTDMSMGLPVTFGKEKKQPDQRVKRKRSESPAPSCLSMKTDMSIGLPVTFGNEERMSPDQSLLKQLTEQSGSSMSRKRSLLRIESGA